Sequence from the Herbaspirillum sp. meg3 genome:
TGCCGGTGCGGCGCCGTTGGTCTTGAGCGCATCAAAGGCAGCCAGCAGCATCATGATCGGTGCTTTGTCGTCGGCGGACGCACGGCCGAACAAACGCCATTCCGGGTTCGGATTGGCGGTGTAGAGCTGATCAATCGGCAGGGCTTCCCATTGGCCGGCGGCGTTACGTTGCTTGAGCGTCGGCTTCCACGGACTTTCCTGTTGCCATTCGGACGGTGTCACTGCCTGGCCGTCGAGATGTGCGTAAAACAAGACGGTCGGCTTGCCAGCCTTGTTGCCCGGCAGCTCGGCGAACAGCATCGGGCGGCCATCATTGGCAAGTTGCTGGGTGCGAAATCCACGGCGTTGGAACGCTTGTTCAAACCACGCCGTGTTGCGCTGAATATCGGCCGCCACGACGGAGTCGTTCGGGATGGCCAGCACTTCCGCCCACTCCTTGAAAGTGGCTTTGGCTGCGGTCACAGCTTGCGCACTGGTCGGCGCGTCGGCAGCAAAAAGAGAGGACGACGCCAGCATTGCGACGGCAATGCTGGAAGCGATACAGGTGGCGCGGAGAGAGCGGCGGGAGATGATGTTCATACGATTTCCTCATGGCAATGGAACGGCCATGATACAGAAATCATCTCCCCGCGAATATCCATTCGCATCTCGAAGAGATGTCGCATGGGGCGCAAACACACGCGCCCTATGATCCCGACACGAATGATGAAAATTATTTGTGAATGACGAATTGCCCCGGACGGCGATCAACGGGCAACGGCCAGCATCCGGGGCTGACAGTATCAGGCCGATGTATCGATGATATTGCCGATGGATTTCCAGCCGGCGGAAACGTCGTCAGCAACAGTGTTTGCAGCCGACTTCACGGTATCAACAGTAGCGTCGACGACATCACCGATTTCATCGCCGACTTTGGCGACGGCATTCTTCACGGGGACGTAGACGTTGTCGTACAGCGCATTGGTATAAGAAGAAGAAACGGATGAAACGCTCATGGCATGCTCCTTGAAAAGATCGATGAATTGTTCTGTCTTCATCATAGCCATTCAGCCCCGCAACAAGAACAGGGCAGAGCGCGATTTCGGGTAAAACCGATTAAAGATTTGTAAGGATTGCGTGATTGCGCATGATCCCTATGGCGTCGCCAGAAACCGCGAAATCACACCAGCCGCCTTGTCGAGGTTAAGCACGCCTTCCAAATGCCCGCCCGGCCCCTGCAGCAGATACAACATGCCCTGTCCGCCCTGCTTCTTGAAACGCTGCAGCGCTTCCATCGACAGCTTGGGTGGAAACACCAGGTCGCTGTAACTCGGGATGAACAGGATCTTGGCCTTGATGCCCTTCACTTCTTCATCGCTGAGGCGATACAACTGGTTCGCCTTGGACATGTAGATGATGCTGTTGCCATCGGCAACTTTGGCACGCGCACGGGCGCCGGCTTCCAACGCAGACTCGATCTTGAAACGATTGCCCATGGCTGCGCCGGGCAGTTTATCGGGGTCGGCGGGCGCATAGCCGAAGGTGCCCTGCGCCCAGTCCCAATGGCGCGTTTGCACGGTCACGATCTTGAGCGCTTCAGCCACGCCGTCATCGGGATCGCCGCTGCCGTAGTAATCACCCTGTTTCCATTTCGGATCAAGCCGCACCGGCAAAGACCAGACATCCAGCAACGCGATCACGTAGGGACTGATTTCAAAACCGGGGCCGATGACGTGCACCACGCGCTTGACGAAGTCGGGATACAGGGCCGCCCATTCCATCGCCTGGATCGATCCACCCGACGCACCCACGGCTGCTGCCAGCTGATGCACGCCAAGCTTGTCGAGCAATTGCTTGTGCACCCGCACTGAATCGCGCATCGACACCACCGGGAAGCGCATGCCGTAAGGCTTGCCGGTAGCGGGATCAATCGAGGCCGGCCCGGTGGTCGTCACCATGGGATCCTTGACGTTGATATTGACCAGCGTATCCGCGCTGATCACAAAAAATTTGTCGGTATCGATCGCCTTGCCGGGACCGATGATGCTGTCCCAATAGCCGGGCGCGGCGTCGCTCTCTTTGTACTTGCCTGCGGCGTGCGACGTCCCGGAATAAAAATGCGCGACAAAGATCGCGTTGTCGCCGGTGTCGTTGAGCTTGCCGTAGGTTTCATAGCCGATGCGCACATCACGGATTTCCTGGCCGGCGACGGTCTTGTAGGACGGCAGCGTGAATATTTGCTTGTTGACCAGCGGCAACGGCGCTGATTGCGACGCCGTCTGCGTCTGCTGGGATGCCCCCTGTGGCATCTGCTGCAGCGGCTGGGGACGCACGGGAGTCGGCAGCGACGACGCAAAGGAAGCCGGGAACGGCAACGCGAGAGGCAAGGAGAAAGAGAGGATGACAGAGAAGACGAAAGACGAGCGGCGCAACTTCATCATGAAACGATTCTCCTTGGCATGGATGTGACAACCCGGCCACTCTACGACAAGCACCGCCGCATCACAACCGGGCATGTGTAAAAATACGCCTCTTTACACGAGAACGCGTTTCATCAACAGTCGTGAGATGTGTTCTGACGATATGGTTTCAATACAACGGAGATTTCCAGTGCCCACTACTCACCTGCCCGATGTCGCCGGCCTGTTGCATCTGCGCAATGCCCATGGCGACAGCGCCGCCATCAGCTTGTACGGCGCGCAACTGCTTTCCTGGAAAACCGCCGACGAACGCGAGCATCTCTATTGCACGCCCATGCCATCGGTGAAACCGGGGGCATCGATCCGCGGTGGCGTGCCGGTCTGCTTCCCGCAGTTTTCGGGGCGTGGCGGGTTGCCCAAGCACGGCCTGGTACGCAATCTGGTCTGGCATGTCGACAGCGACATCGTGAGCGGCGACGATCAGGACGTCGCTTGTGTGCGTCTCGTCGCCACCGACACCGACAGCACGCGCGCCCTGTGGCCGCACAGCTTCTTGCTGCAATTGCAGGTTGAGATCGGTGCCGGCTGGGTCAGTGTCGCGCTCAACGCCACCAACACCGGCGAAGCCGCCTTCGACTTCACCGCTGCGCTGCATACCTATCTGGCCACACCCGACGTGCGGCAGGCAAGTGTCGCACACCTCGAAGGCACACGCGTGCTCGACACCACCGTCGCCGGCGGCAGCGAAGCGTTGCACGGCAAGACACCGCTGCGCATCAGCGATGAAACGGACAACATTTACTTTGCCGCACCGGCCTCGCTGGCCTTGCTGCAAGATGCCCAGCCCTTCCTGCAACTTGAACAGCAAGGCTTCGCCGACAGCGTGATCTGGAATCCCGGCCCGGCCAAAGCGGCGCAACTCGGCGATATGCCGGCAGAAGACTGGACGCGCATGCTCTGCATCGAAGCGGCGCAGATCGAACATCCCGTCCGTCTGTCGCCGCAAGCGACATGGCGCGGCGTGCAGCGGCTGACTCGCGGCCGTTGATCCGCTGCTGACCTACATCGTCAACAGCAGCGATCCTTGCACTGCGCCGGACTCCAGCAAGCGATGCGCCTGCGCGGCATCCTCCAGCGGGATCCGGTCGGCAATGTCGATCTGCAAGCCTGCCTGCAACTGCGTCACCGCGACATCAGCGGCGGCGCGGTATTGCGACAGATCACGGATGAAGGCGAGGATGCTCGGGCGCTCCAGCAACACGCCACGTGCCTGTGCCGCCGGCAAGGCCTCCGCCGGTGCGCCTTCGCCGGAGATGGAACCGATGCTGATCGTCATGCCACCGCTGCGGGTGGCGTCAATACTGCGCAAGACTTGCTGGCCGCCGATACCATCAATCACAACGTCCGCACCTTTACCGGCGGTCACTTCCCGCACCGCGGCGACAAAATCTTCCTTGCGGTAATTGATCGCGTGATCCAATCCACGCGAACGCGCCAACGCCGCTTTTTCATCGCTGCTGACGGTACCGATCACGCGCGCACCGATGCCTTTGGCCCACTGCGTCAACAG
This genomic interval carries:
- a CDS encoding protamine P1 domain containing protein, whose amino-acid sequence is MSVSSVSSSYTNALYDNVYVPVKNAVAKVGDEIGDVVDATVDTVKSAANTVADDVSAGWKSIGNIIDTSA
- a CDS encoding homoserine O-acetyltransferase: MMKLRRSSFVFSVILSFSLPLALPFPASFASSLPTPVRPQPLQQMPQGASQQTQTASQSAPLPLVNKQIFTLPSYKTVAGQEIRDVRIGYETYGKLNDTGDNAIFVAHFYSGTSHAAGKYKESDAAPGYWDSIIGPGKAIDTDKFFVISADTLVNINVKDPMVTTTGPASIDPATGKPYGMRFPVVSMRDSVRVHKQLLDKLGVHQLAAAVGASGGSIQAMEWAALYPDFVKRVVHVIGPGFEISPYVIALLDVWSLPVRLDPKWKQGDYYGSGDPDDGVAEALKIVTVQTRHWDWAQGTFGYAPADPDKLPGAAMGNRFKIESALEAGARARAKVADGNSIIYMSKANQLYRLSDEEVKGIKAKILFIPSYSDLVFPPKLSMEALQRFKKQGGQGMLYLLQGPGGHLEGVLNLDKAAGVISRFLATP
- a CDS encoding D-hexose-6-phosphate mutarotase, which produces MPTTHLPDVAGLLHLRNAHGDSAAISLYGAQLLSWKTADEREHLYCTPMPSVKPGASIRGGVPVCFPQFSGRGGLPKHGLVRNLVWHVDSDIVSGDDQDVACVRLVATDTDSTRALWPHSFLLQLQVEIGAGWVSVALNATNTGEAAFDFTAALHTYLATPDVRQASVAHLEGTRVLDTTVAGGSEALHGKTPLRISDETDNIYFAAPASLALLQDAQPFLQLEQQGFADSVIWNPGPAKAAQLGDMPAEDWTRMLCIEAAQIEHPVRLSPQATWRGVQRLTRGR
- a CDS encoding quinone oxidoreductase; the protein is MNALAATSRIIQFSSYGDATQLEAVSRPLPLLAATAVRVRQQVAGVNYVDVYYRVGRYPLPLPGVPGVEGSGVIEAVGAEVKTLKVGQRVAWVAASGGYAEHVDIDAARVIVLPDTVSFEQAGAGMLRAMTGYLLLNHYARLQRGHTVLVHAAAGGLGLLLTQWAKGIGARVIGTVSSDEKAALARSRGLDHAINYRKEDFVAAVREVTAGKGADVVIDGIGGQQVLRSIDATRSGGMTISIGSISGEGAPAEALPAAQARGVLLERPSILAFIRDLSQYRAAADVAVTQLQAGLQIDIADRIPLEDAAQAHRLLESGAVQGSLLLTM